Sequence from the Fragaria vesca subsp. vesca linkage group LG4, FraVesHawaii_1.0, whole genome shotgun sequence genome:
AGGTGATTGTAATCGGATGTGTTCTCATGCTTCAAAGACCACAAAAGGATATAGTATGTTGAAGAAGGAGATAGCCAGGCTGACCGCATTAATGGAAGGTGTCGTCAAAGATAATGAGCAGGTGCACGTGTGTGACCCCCAGCCTGAGAGGACTGGCTGTGTTATACGAGATCCGGTAGTCGTTAAGAAGAAAGGCAACCAGAATCAGGAAACAGGGCGACGACCGATTACTTGTAGCTATTGCAAGGGAGCAGGCCACAATATCCAGTCATGTGGGGAAAGGAAGGAGAAAGAAAGGGAAGCGGCAGCGCAACAAAGTGTGGGAGAAGACAACCCACCTTCTGTATCCACTCCTGCAAAGAAAGTTTATCATTGTGGTAAGGGCAAGGGGCCTGGCCACACAGCACGATCATGCAAAAACGCTCCGGCACCCAGTAACAATGAGTAGCGACTGATGTACTTCTGATGTAATCCCTTTTGTAATGAGATACTTAACGAAGCGGCAACATTGTTCACGACATGAGACAGTTAAACAACGTGAATGTACTTTGAGAACAATGTAGAGTAATGAAAACCACTTCCCCAGAAAGCCTACACTCAAAACGGAAAGATATGTGTAAAAAAAATAGGCAGTAGTTGACAACAACGTAGGTAGAACAACAACAATAGTAGACTTATTTCATCGCATTTTTCCAGGACATCTACCCTTCGAACAACAAAGAGTATGAAAGAACTGTAGACCCAATGCCGTATAATTGTTCACTTATTGTTTGGCGAACCCATTCCTTTAAAACGCGCATTTCATTGATGAACGAGTTTGGGCCTTCCAAAATGGGGATTAGTGGGGTTATTTGGGCCTCACAATGTGGACAAGCCAGGGGACAAACCATCGTCATTAAACAAAAACTATTCTTAGAAACCTCGGTCGCGCATAAAGTAGACCTCGTTCGGGTAACACGTGGCGGTTTGGGGTGAGTCCAGAGTGGGGACAGGTGGCCTTGGTTGCCACCTGCCCTATGAATTAATCTATTTTCTAGAAAGTTTACACTACGAACGGGAGAGTCGTAGACGTTTGTCGTAAAGCATTTAACCTTTTCGTCGCGGGAAACGTAAACCTCGTTCATCACATTTTTTCAAAAGGTCTACGACAGCGACAAGGCTGTCTACGCGAATCTCGTGGACATGATGTCGTAACATAGTTGACCTACTATTCAAACTTGATATACGTAGAGTGAATGATCAGTAGGGTTGCCAACCGAGATCTAATACATCAATGGCTACTAAGAATGACTATCACATTTAACAGGGACCATGATCACTTAGAAATTTAAGGTCGGATACGGACCACGGTGATCGAGCACCAATCACTCACGTTGACGTAATACACATAATAGTAGGTTACCGTAGCTTGAACGAACAAATTAATTAATGATATACATATATCTCATATAGTTAGCAATAACTAATACGCGTCGGTAACAATCATGGTACGATAAAAATTTCGCATTCGACTTGGACCTGTCGTTTTAAAATTTAGTGTTTAGTGTTTAGGGTTTAGGGTTTAGGGTTTGAGCCACATGACAAGGAAAAGGACAAGTGCCAGGGTTTATACCTCGTATTGGAACACGTGGCGGTTTGGGGGGAGTTCCAATGTGGGGACCGGCGGGGTTAAGCTACCAATTTTGTGGCAGAACCTATTTTCCAGAAAGCCCACGTTGTGCACGGACAATATAATGTAATGCATGTAGACCAGGGTTGTAACAAATGTAGCCCCATGGTCGCGCATAAAGTAGACCTCGTTCGGTTAACAAGTGGCGGTTTGGGGTGAGTCCAGAGTGGGGACAGGTGGGCTTGGTTGCCACCTGCCCTATGAATTAATCTATTTTCCAGAAAGTTTACACTACGAACGGGAGAGTTGTAAACGTTTGTCGTAAAGCATTTAACCCTTTCGTCGCGGGAAACGTAAACCTCGTTCATCACATTTTTCCAGAAGGTCTACGACAGCGACGAGGCTGTCTACGCGAATCTTGTAGACATGATGTCGTAACATAGTTGACCTACTGTTCAAATTCCGATACTCCTTGGTAAAATAGTTCAAAACCGGCATTTTACTTGGTATCACGGTGGGTTTTACCCTGTGAAATGATTTATACTTAAAAATCACGTGGGTGTTGCGAACGGAGTAGGCATCTATCTACGCGATGCTTACCTTAACTCACGTGGTTTTTAACCCACGTTGACGTGTCTTCGAGTAAGTAGTAGTAGTAGAACCCCTTCTCACTCCAATCGAGAGTCTACAGAATAGTAGACCTCTGAATATTTTTCATTCTCTTGTCAAATTTGTCCATAGGCTTCATGATACACATCCTTACATTTTTTCAAAGTCCTGCCCAAGCTTGCTGACCTAATTCTAAGACTACACTCTACATTCAGATGAGTGTTGTTCCCACAAAATGACCTATATTCGGGGAAATGTGTTGCCCTAAATGACATAATCTCATGATGCCCAAAAAAAAAACGTACAACCTTGTCCTACTTGTTCTAACCACTGCGACGAACATCTGATGGACGCCTCTTCGTGGACAATCGGCGAGCTGGGTTCTTGACACTGCCCTTCTTCTGTGTTTGTTGACGGTTGTGATGCGGTGGGGAAGAAAGTTGTTTCTTGACTTTACTCTCAATTGTGGGCCATAATTGGTAATATTTGTTCCTCACCAACTCAATCATCAACTTCATGCGAATAGTGTGCGAGTCATACTGCATTTAACAACAGAGATTACCATTAGTGATACGTCGACCAGAAAAATAAGAATCATCTAAGAAAGCAAACCTACCTCGGTCCACCATACTAATCCGAAGTGTTTCATGTGCATGATCACATATATACCGCAATCATCACCATTTACTTGTATTGGACGGTGAGGCGGGTCGTAAAGTTCAAATTGTGCAAAGAGCCTCTTCTTGAACTTGAATTCCATATCCCCGGCAGCAAAGTCCAATACTTGAAGCTGCACAATCAATCTATTACAAAGGCACAGAAAAACTGAAAACTTGAGAGGGGGCGTACAAAGTTCAGCAAAGTTCAATACTCACAATAGTTTTGCATATTTCCGAACGAGTGTGGAATCCATGTGGGAGGCTATCCCATATTTCGGCCCTCCCAAGATAAAGACGCAACACCAATGGGAACCAGTGGCTTTGGTTGTGATTTACTGGTATGAACAACTGCGTGGAGGGTGACACATATGGGGACACACATGTAAGAATCCAAGGAATCCAAGGAGTGTTTTGTTTTTTCAGAAAGGCTACACTTCTCGCAATAAAATGTTTGTAAGAGAAGCAGACATTTTTCCAAAACGTCTACATTGATAACCGAAGGAAGAATATAAGAGATGTAGATACTTTTTCAGATTGAGTGTTTTTTTCCCAGAAAGTCTACACTTTGTACGGAAGAATGAATGTAAGAGAAGTAGATACTTTTTCTAATTGAGTGTTTTTTTCCAGAAAGTCTACGCGTCTCACGATAAAATGCTTGTAAGTAAATTAGACAATTTTCCAGAAAGTCTATATTTCGCAAGATAAAATGTTTGTAAGCGAAGTAGGTACTATTTCAAAACGGGCGTTTTATTCCCAGAAAGTTTACGTGTAGCACGATAAAATGTTTGTAGTAGAAGTAGACACGATCTAGAACGGGTCTACACCTCTTACGTAAGAGTGAATGTTAAAGAAGGGGCCGTTAAAGAACGTCAAACACTTTTGTAATGAATAACTTAATTTGATAAACGAACAGGATAGGTGGTAAGAATTACCTTGTCGCATTGTACAATTGTTTTCTGGAGGGATCTCATACCCAAACTCCTTTGACGGAAAACCAGTAAGAAGACCTTTGCTTACCCCCTCTAAATGACTTTGTATCTTTTGAGCAAAGCAAGTATCCAAGAAGTGTGACCTCGGAGTTTTATCTCTCTCATTTTGTTCTTGGTTAAGATAGTTCGAAAACATGTTGATGACATCATCCACAACCCATTGGTTTGGTTGTAGTGTCTTAATATGTTTTCTAGTAGCCCATATGTCGCCGGTTGTGCTGAGCACAATCTTCTCGACAAGTTCTTTGGCCGAGCATGGGTCGCATACGTTTGTAACTACGCCTTTGTCAATCACATCTCCATCACCATAGACACGAAATGAGCCAATATTAATCCTTCTATTCTTCCCCTCAAAGGGATTAGATTAGGGGATATCTTTTTTCTCAGGGCTCACAATCGACGTCGAGTCCGAGAGGATGACCGTGACTTTCTTTTTCGGCGGTGACCGGTCCAAATCTACCGGTACCTATAACAAAACAATATAATAACGGTCAATACTACGACAAGACTTGAGAAAAATAAACAAATATACTACCATTACCATAACCTCCCCCATAACCAAGTGCTATACATGTCCAAACAACACCAAATCACCAACCATAACCAAGTGCTTTTAATGACCATAACCATAACCTGGCCAGGACACTGTTCACACAACCACAACCATAAACAAGTGCTTTCAATGCACTTGTTTATGACATTTCCGCACACCACCACCACCACAACAATATTGCTTTCGGGGGTTGTCACATACTCACATTACACGTACCAACAACAAAGTGGCCTTATGGATTTCAACATTGTTCAAGGGGTTCCATTGTTCCAACACATTACACTAATTACACAAAGGAATAAAAGAGGGGGTCCATAAAAAAGAGCAATAATTTGTAAAAGAAATGAAAAACAGAAAACCAGAGCCATCCTTTACAGCCTCTCTACCATGTCATACCTCTTTCTTCTTCCCTATCCCTTTTGCCTTTGATGGACCTGCTGCACCCATGGAGTCGAGCCTACTAATGATGGCAGCAAAACCTTGCCCCATTTCTGCCCCTATGTTGCGCACTTGGTCTTCCAATCGACCGACTCTACCCATCGCCAAATCGAACTCCTGCCTACTAACCCCGGGTGCAACATCGTCCGTGCGCACATGCCCCCCAACCTTCTTCCAACCAACCCGCGAGTCAAGCATACCCCCTAACTGATTGATGTATTTCAATACTCTGCCTACTTCTTTGTCCCCCCATGCCTCAATTGGGTACAAAGACCTATCGACAAAGTGTTTCTCATGATCGACACAATCAAAATGGAAGAGCTCAAGAAACAATAGGCAGCCGCTGCAAAATTTCCCACTTGTCTTTGCACCGTTTTCCCTTTGCTGAAATTCAGAAATGCCGGCCATCAGCGAATCGAAAACATACTCAGCCCAATTCTTCAAAGCATAGTCCGCGGGGTTTCTCGCACAAAGCAGCCACTTCTTGGGAATAGAAAGGCTAGCGGTTGGGGAAATGATGGTGCTCATGGTGAACAAAATAAACAGTCGCTTGAATTTGTCATCCACCAATTGCGTCTCCTTCAAGTACGCCTCGACCTTGGCGAGTTGGATCTTGTGGTCAGGCCCCGCCATCTCATTTGCAGTGGCCTCCAACTTCATATAATCTTTCACATGCCCCTCAAAGACAACCGGGGATCCGCCATTCTTCAAACCCATCACATTATCCACATCATTGGCTGAGAGTGGAAGCTTGGTCCCATGCATAGTTATACTTTTATCTGAGGCGCTAGTGGCATCGACTATGAGCCTCAGAATGGAAAGGTGCATCTTAGTAATAGCCAACTTCAAGAGAGGGCCAAAACCGAGCTCCCTGCAAGCAGCTAACTTCTCTTCATTGAACTCTCCGATCAAACTCTTGAACCGGTGCGGAGATGTGCGAGTGTCTACCTTGTAGACCGCTGGCGCACTTCCCTCGGAATAGAAGCTGACGAGTAACCCTCTTTATCAGGGTGGNNNNNNNNNNNNNNNNNNNNTTTCGCATCATCAAAATGATCTTCTCCCTCTTCACGGTGATCTTCATTATCCTCCTCGTCTTCGTCTCCTTCCTCTATTGGTTGACACTCGTTGCCCCCTCGTTCCAACCCCGTCTTGGGAATCAGGCCCTCTTCCAGTGAAGATACAGGTCCACGCTGGGAATCGTTCATGCGCGCAGCCTCAGACGACGATCTGGGAACGTCGATGACAGAGTTAGAGACAGAGGCAGAGGCATCTACACCATCAGTTGGCGATGGTCGAGCCCTCTTCGATGGATTGGAGGTGTCATCCGTTTCGGTAGAAGAGGCCAATTTATCAAGCCTCTGACTCCGCCGGCTAGGAAAGGCCGGGTTTTGGGCGCGGATCTTCGATCTAGCCATGACTAATGTAGATTTAAAATTGGGGAATAAGGGTTTTTCGAGAGAGAGAGAAGGGCCTGAGAGAGAGGGTTTAGGGGTTGGTTTCTAGTAGTTTAGGGGAATTTCAATTTGGGAATTGGGAATTAGGGTTTTGGGTCGAGAGAAGGGGAAGAGAGGGAGAGAGAGAGGGAGCGAAACAGTGCTTTGAAATTGGGATTTGAATTGTGACCAACCGGGTAGAGAAGGTCATCACGTGGCTTGAAAACCGGAAGCAAAAGGTCACTGTGGGGCGAGAAACCGGAAGCAACAGGTCATGTGGTTAACGCATGGATGCGTTAACGCACCGAAGGTGACCCCTTCTCTAATGGCTTAACATAATTACATGGGTTAGAGAAATGTCTGGGGTGGGGTGTCGGGACCCCTTCACATCTCATGGTAGCTCCGCCCTTGCTTAGGTTGATGTCTCTCAGCTGTATCTCATAGCAAGGTTTACTTCGGCTGCAGTTGAAAGTAACTGCTGTCTTTGTGCTTGAAGTTCCCCAAATGTTATTAAAGTTAACATTGTTAATCTGAACTTGCGAGGATTCCTGCAGGCAGCAAAACATATTACGATAGCATGATTAGGCAGCATGTATATATGCTAGCATTGTTATCAAACTTAACATGCTTAATCTGAACCTTTTCGCTACATCCGTGACCAGGGCAATAATTTTGATCAATGACTATCGGATTGCCAACCTTATCCATCTCAATGTGCTCAAATGTAATATATGCAACATTGCCCGGCTGAGATGGATGAGCCTTTGTCTTGATTCTCACTCCATTTTGAGTACCAACTAAGCTGCTGTTTCTTATGTTCAAATTAGTAACAGTGCCACTAGAAATGCTTCCGATGCTAAATCCATGTCCAGGGCCATAGTGAACTCTAGTAATGTTGATGTTGTTTGAATTGGGAAGGAAGGATATGCAGTCGTCTCCTGCGGATATCACTGAATCCGAGATTTGGGTGTTGTTGGAATTACTTACTTTGATTCCATCAGTGTTGGGACTGTTACCGG
This genomic interval carries:
- the LOC101296770 gene encoding exopolygalacturonase-like, which codes for MKIFTCNAVIISNINISAPGNSPNTDGIKVSNSNNTQISDSVISAGDDCISFLPNSNNINITRVHYGPGHGFSIGSISSGTVTNLNIRNSSLVGTQNGVRIKTKAHPSQPGNVAYITFEHIEMDKVGNPIVIDQNYCPGHGCSEKVQIKHVKFDNNASIYTCCLIMLS